From Phragmites australis chromosome 5, lpPhrAust1.1, whole genome shotgun sequence, a single genomic window includes:
- the LOC133918943 gene encoding uncharacterized protein LOC133918943 encodes MKLQHESSDAEVLVSAASRNLSSSSSTFVSANQSPFFTPRSLSARVPEHADPENKCSLNGIVLKISDILSSDSLIQQEQIPSANVRILPSDASPPISLCTSSNFGTPAIVYNNPSFISTFNGPCQGSSSATSNGGRSTRKAKHKRLGGICQKSSSSQPMTSAVSVSRLRSYDVYIGFHGRKASLLRFTNWLRAELEIHGISCFASDRSRCWNSHSHDAVERIMNASTYGVVILTKKSFGNPYTIEELRNFFGKKNLIPLFFDLGAADCFTRDIIEKRGELWEKHGGELWMLYGGMEHEWMESVDALSRVVDVQLEANDGNWRDCILQTVIVLATKLGRRSVVDRVNRWRGRLEKEEFPFPRNDDFVGRKKELSELELILFGDVTGDGEREYFELKTKQRRKGHVVRGSANNHEQVNTDDCKCKEPILWKETEKDIEMQRLGSPPRHGRPLRVKNGVRYGTKKRSRNILYGKGIACISGESGIGKTDLVLEYAYRFCQRYKMVLWIRGESRYIRQNYLALQTFLEVDLSTDSHLHEKGSDQCFEEQEEDAIAKIRQELMCNIPFLVIIDNLESEKDWWDKRVIMDLLPHFGGETHFIITTCLPRVMNLEPMKLSYLSGAEAMTLMKGGVKDYPLLEIDALKIIEEKLGRLTLGLSIVGAIVSELPITPTRLLDTLNRTPPIRDFFWNEREVLSLKNHEILVRLLDVCLLIFDHADGPRSLATRMVQMCGWFAPSAVPIHMLALAAHKVPKKHRRGPRWRKWWQTLTCGLATSRMKRSEAEAVAMLMRFGIARCSAKPEHVQFHGLIRLYSRKRGGTRMAQAVVQSVYLQGSIKDSSEHLWASCFMVFGFGSDPLLVELRPSELMFFVKQIVVPLAIHTFITYYRCNVALELLRLCSDALEQAAESMLAHAGKWREASFSCFRPAQSEAQYTYLWQELALLKASVLETRVKLMLRGGQYDIGDDLIRKAIFIRTSICGEQHPDTISARETLSKLTRLLTTVQLS; translated from the coding sequence ATGAAGCTTCAACATGAAAGCTCCGATGCCGAGGTGTTGGTCTCGGCAGCATCAAGGAACCTTTCGTCCTCGTCCTCGACATTTGTTTCAGCAAACCAATCCCCTTTCTTCACACCACGGTCACTGTCTGCTCGTGTCCCGGAGCATGCTGATCCCGAGAACAAGTGCTCCTTAAATGGCATCGTGCTGAAAATCAGTGACATACTCTCCAGTGACTCCTTGATACAACAGGAGCAGATACCATCAGCAAACGTGAGGATCTTGCCATCAGATGCTTCTCCTCCTATTAGCCTTTGCACCTCAAGCAATTTTGGGACTCCAGCAATTGTCTACAACAATCCCAGCTTCATTTCCACCTTCAATGGCCCATGCCAAGGTAGTTCATCAGCAACTAGCAATGGTGGTCGTTCGACTCGAAAGGCGAAGCACAAGAGATTGGGGGGAATATGTCAGAAATCTTCATCATCTCAACCGATGACATCAGCTGTCTCTGTCAGCAGGCTTCGGAGTTATGATGTGTACATTGGATTTCATGGCCGCAAGGCTTCACTGCTGAGGTTCACGAACTGGCTTCGTGCAGAACTCGAGATCCATGGAATTAGCTGCTTTGCTTCTGACAGGTCTAGATGCTGGAATTCTCACAGCCATGATGCTGTCGAGAGGATAATGAATGCTTCCACATATGGAGTTGTTATCCTCACAAAGAAGTCATTTGGCAACCCTTATACCATTGAGGAGCTCAGGAACTTCTTCGGCAAGAAAAATCTTATCCCTTTATTTTTTGACTTGGGTGCTGCTGATTGCTTTACAAGGGATATCATCGAGAAGAGAGGAGAACTGTGGGAGAAACATGGTGGTGAGCTGTGGATGTTGTATGGTGGGATGGAACATGAATGGATGGAATCGGTTGATGCTCTTTCTCGGGTGGTAGATGTGCAATTAGAAGCAAATGATGGCAATTGGAGAGATTGCATACTGCAAACAGTTATTGTTTTGGCCACAAAACTGGGCAGGAGAAGTGTAGTTGATAGGGTGAACAGGTGGAGAGGGAGGCTGGAGAAGGAGGAATTTCCTTTCCCTCGTAACGATGATTTTGTTGGGAGGAAAAAAGAACTCTCGGAATTGGAGCTCATTTTGTTTGGTGATGTTAccggagatggagaaagggAATATTTTGAGCTCAAGACAAAGCAGAGAAGAAAAGGCCACGTGGTCAGGGGGTCTGCTAATAATCATGAGCAAGTTAATACCGATGACTGCAAATGTAAGGAGCCAATTTTGTGGAAGGAGACTGAGAAAGACATTGAGATGCAGAGACTAGGCAGTCCACCGCGGCATGGGCGTCCATTGAGAGTGAAGAATGGGGTAAGGTATGGGACGAAGAAAAGATCTAGGAACATACTTTATGGAAAGGGTATTGCTTGCATATCAGGGGAGTCTGGAATTGGCAAGACAGACTTGGTTTTGGAGTATGCATACAGATTCTGCCAGAGATATAAGATGGTTTTATGGATCAGAGGGGAAAGCAGATATATTCGACAAAACTATTTGGCTCTTCAGACTTTTCTGGAAGTAGATTTAAGCACAGATAGTCACTTGCATGAGAAAGGAAGTGACCAATGCTTTGAAGAGCAGGAAGAGGATGCCATTGCCAAAATTCGGCAAGAATTGATGTGCAACATACCATTTTTAGTAATAATTGATAATTTGGAGAGCGAGAAGGACTGGTGGGATAAGAGAGTCATAATGGACCTTCTGCCACACTTCGGTGGGGAGACTCACTTTATCATAACAACATGTCTTCCACGTGTGATGAACTTGGAACCAATGAAGCTTTCTTATTTATCTGGTGCTGAGGCAATGACACTAATGAAGGGAGGTGTCAAGGACTATCCATTGTTGGAAATCGATGCACTCAAGATCATTGAGGAAAAGCTTGGAAGACTCACTCTTGGCCTAAGTATTGTTGGAGCTATAGTCTCAGAGCTTCCAATCACTCCAACTAGGCTTCTTGACACATTGAATCGGACACCGCccataagagattttttttggaatgAGAGAGAAGTTCTCAGCTTGAAAAATCATGAAATCCTTGTCCGGCTGCTGGATGTGTGCTTATTGATATTTGATCATGCAGATGGTCCAAGGAGTCTGGCAACTCGGATGGTTCAAATGTGTGGTTGGTTTGCACCTTCTGCAGTTCCAATTCACATGTTGGCTCTGGCTGCACATAAAGTCCCAAAGAAGCACCGGAGGGGTCCAAGGTGGAGGAAGTGGTGGCAGACACTAACTTGTGGCCTTGCAACTTCTAGGATGAAGAGATCTGAAGCTGAAGCGGTTGCAATGTTAATGAGGTTCGGAATTGCCAGATGCAGTGCAAAGCCTGAACATGTACAGTTCCATGGTCTGATCAGGCTATATTCTCGAAAACGAGGAGGCACACGAATGGCTCAGGCTGTGGTCCAATCAGTATACCTCCAAGGCTCAATCAAAGATTCTTCTGAGCACCTGTGGGCTTCCTGCTTCATGGTTTTTGGATTTGGTTCTGATCCTCTGCTGGTAGAACTTAGGCCATCTGAATTGATGTTCTTTGTGAAACAGATTGTCGTGCCACTTGCGATACACACATTTATCACCTACTACCGATGTAACGTGGCACTAGAGCTGCTGCGCCTGTGCTCTGACGCGTTAGAGCAGGCAGCTGAGTCCATGCTTGCTCATGCTGGCAAATGGAGAGAAGCATCATTCTCCTGCTTTAGGCCAGCTCAGTCAGAAGCCCAGTACACTTATCTTTGGCAGGAGCTGGCTCTTCTGAAAGCTTCAGTATTGGAAACAAGGGTCAAGCTGATGCTCCGAGGTGGACAGTATGACATTGGAGATGACCTAATAAGGAAGGCCATATTTATC